DNA sequence from the Ignavibacteriota bacterium genome:
AAACCAACGATCATGTTCAGGAATTTCCGTCCAGCCGGGAATATGTTTTTCACGAAAATAGAGATTCATGCGCCGCTCCTCCGCAGGTACGAGAGCACTGAATGTATAATGGAAATAATACCGATAATTCCGGAATAAAGCGAATCCCGCGTGCCCTGGGAGTTGTTGTCATCTCCGAATGCACATCGTGCCTGCCCCAGTTGAGAGAATGGCCTGAGTATTGAGGGCTTCACGCAGTGCTTGTTACGTATGGCGTGCAGACGCGGTCTGCAACGTCGTGCGTCTGGATGTGTAGGAGTTAGGAGCTAGGAACCGGGAACTCGGAAGTTGACCTGGGTACTTGGTATGATGCCGCGAAAGCGGTCATCTGCCATGTCGCGCGCAACCGGGAGGGTATTCCGCCGTATATACCCGCGTAGCGATACTACTCCATCGCTCTCCACCCTCAGAGAATCCCGGGATTCCGAGATATTTTCCCGATCCCGCGAAGCACACATTCCATCCCTGCCCTACTTCCCAGTTCCTATTTCCATCTGCCCAGTTCCCAGCTCCTAGCTCCTAGCTCCCAGTTCCCAATTCCTAGCTCCTACTTCCTCGTTCCCTCCGCAGCACAACAAACACATCCGTCCAGCAATGAAACTCCGCCTCCTTCCCCTGCTCCTGCTCCTGTCACTCGCGTCCTGCGGTTTCGAGGAGATGGTCACGCCATCCGGCATGTACGTGTCGACGAATCGAAGTGTGCAGCCCTTCACGAAGGTGAGTGTGGAGAACGGCTTCACGCTGCTGCTGACGCCGGGGGATTCGCTGGCGCTGCGCATCGAGACGTACGAAAACATGCAGCACTACGTCACGACGCGCGTCGTGAACGGCACGCTCATCGTGGACGAGGCCGAGGGCTACGACATCGTGGGTGATGCGCGCGTGGTGGTGCACGTCACCTGCCGCACGCTGGAGGCGATCACGTCGAGCGGCGGGAGCGCGGTGCGCACACTCGGCACCTTCGCGGGCCGCACCATGCAGGTGAACGTCAGCGGCGGCGGAACGCTGAACGCCGACCTCGACTACGACCGTGTGTACACGCTGCTCGCAGGCGGCAGCGTGGCGCAACTGCACGGACGCACGCGTCTCTTCGACGCCTACTGCTCCGGCGGCAGCGTGATCGACGCGCCCGACTTCGTCACCGCCGCGTGCACACTCGACATGTCGGGCGGCAGCACCGCCGACGTGCGCGTCGACTCACTCCTCTCCGTCAATGCCTCCGGCGGCAGCCGCGTCACCTATCGCGGCTCGGCGCAGCTCGATAAAATTGTCACGACAGGCGGATCGATGGTGGTGCATCGATAGATCGGGGGCGGGAGAGCGGGACAGCGGGAGAGCGGAACAGCGGGAGAGCGGAACAGCGGGAGAGCGGAACAACGAAATAGTGTCTCGCTGAGCGGAGTCGAAGCGCGACGGGAGAGCGGGACAGCGGGAGAGCGGGACAGCGGGAGAGCGGGACAGCGGGAGAGCGGGACAGCGAAATAGTGTCTCGCTGAGCGGAGTCGAAGCGCGACGGAACAGCGGGAGAGCGGGACAGCGGGAGAGCGGGAGAGCGGGACAGCGGGAGCGCGGGACAGCGGGAGAGCGGGACAGCGGGAGCGCGGAACAACGAAATAGTGTCTCGCTGAGCGGAGTCGAAGCGCGACGGGAGAGCGGGACAGCGGGACAGCGGGACAGCGGTGTATCGCCTAGATATGCGGGGCGAAGAACTACACTCCCGTCCCGCCCGGCTCGAGGTACTTCCTCACAGCACGAGCGAGATTGTCGAGATGCATCAGGCGGCCTGCCACGACAATTAATACGGGAAGCAAAATGCGCCCGGGCGATGCGTCGAGGATGGGAGATACGTAGGGAATCCCGACAATGATATGGTATAGAACAAGCAGCCACAGTACCCATGTGTGTGGGCGGCGCCAACCGATATTCTGTGCCTCCTGCCGCAGGTACCATCGATCTTGCTGCGGGATGTCTGTCCAGCCGGGAATGTGCTTTTCACGCAGATAAAGATTCATGCGCCGGTCCTCCGCAGGGTCGAGTGCATCGAGTGTATAGGGAAAATAATACTGATTATTCAGGATTAAAGCGAGGGGGATCACGCGAGCGGGGGCCACTGCGGAACTCCCCCTGCCCCCTCTTGGAAAGAGGGGGTATCGGCCTTTATTGGTCGCGGGAATAGACGGGATGTGCACGAATGACGCGGTGCGGAAATGATATGGAACGGACGTGCGGAAGGCGCCCGGTCGGCCGGGACGGCCGACCGTGGAGGCGTCGATGCGCCATGCACTCGGGTCGGCCGGGGACGGCCGACCGTAGAGGCATGGATGCGTCGTGGGCTTGGGTCGGCCGGGGACGGCCGACCGTGGATGCATCGTTGTGCCGCGGACATCGGCGCGGCCGGGACGGCCGCGCTGGATATTATTCGGGCAGTATCATCGTGCTGTGATAGTTGCCGTGATCACAGGCGTAGCGCGCGACGGCGAGGATGTCGTCGGGGGTCACGGCCGAAAGACGGCGCGTCACGTCGGCGATGTCGATGGCGCGACGGTACACGAGCAGATCTTTCCCAAGACGGCTCATGCGTGTGCTCATGCTCTCGAGACCGATGAGCATACCGCCGATGGCCTGCTCGCGTGTGCGCGTGAGTTCACGCGGCGAGATCGGGCGCGTGGCGATGAGATCGAGTTCGCGACGCAATATGTCGCGGCAGCGGTCGATGGCAGAGGCCTCGGCGCTGGTGTACACGCCGAACACACCCGCGTCTTCGTACAATGTCAGAAAGCTGTACACCGCGTAGGCCACACCGTGACGCTCGCGCACTCGCTGGAACAGACGCGATCCCATGCCCTCGCCGAGCAGTGTGTTGAGCATCGTGAGTGCGTGGCTGTCGCTGTGGCGCAAGCCCGGCACGCGCAAGCCCGCGATGTAATGGGCCTGCTGTACGGACTTCACACTGCTGTGATGACTCGGCGCGCGCCGGGAAGGCGGCCGCCTCCTGCGTGGCGTGCCCGCGGGCAGATCGGCCAGGGCCTCCTCACACAACGCCACCAGCAGCTCGTGATCCACATTGCCCGCCGCCGCGATCACGAGATTCGCCGCGGTGTATTCGCGGTGTATAAAGGCCCGCAGAGTCTCGCGTTCGAGTCCGTTCACACTCTCGGCCGTGCCTATCACGGGACGCCCGAGCGGATGTCGGCCGAAGAGCTGCTCCTCGAAAAAATCGTTGATGATGTCCTCGGGATCGTCCTCGATGCTGCGCATCTCCTCGGCGATCACCTGCTTCTCCTTCACAATCTCGCGTTCGGGGAAGGTGGGATGAATGACGAGATCGGCCAGCAGATCCACCGCGCGCGGCAAATGGCGGTCGAGCACGCGCGCATAATAGCAGGTGGCGTCCTTGCCGGTAAACGCGTTTACGTAGCCACCCACGGATTCAAGGTAATGCGCGATGTGATGGGTGCGCCGGCGCTCGGTGCCCTTGAACACGGCGTGTTCGATGAAGTGTGATATGCCTCCCTCGTCCGGCGCCTCGTCGCGGCTGCCGACGTTGATCCAGAAGCCGAGGGCCACCGAACGGACGGATGCGACGGACTCGCTCACCACAGGCACGCCGTTTGGCAGCACGGTGGTGTTGATACGCTCGGACGCGGTGCCGCCGCGTGTGGTATCGAAGGGATTCGCGTGAAGGCGCGCGGTCATGACACGGTTCGGGAAGTGATGCGGGTCCGCGATGTATGCCGCCGCGGCGCCGCGCGCTCAGGAGTCCCCGCGCTCCGTCGCCGTGAGAAAAAGACAGTATCCACCCTGCTTGTCGATTCCGTCAAGACAGGGAAACACGGCAAGCAGTGCCGCGCCTTCGGTGCCGTCGCCGCGTACAAAGGTGACGGGCACGCGTTTCTTTTCCGCGGCGACAGCCGCAAAATCGAGAGATGCGGCGTCCACAATCAGATCCGCACACACGATACCGTTGTGTTTCGGCATATCGCGCTGGAACAAGGCCTGCGCGGAGGCGGACCATCCTGTCACGGCGCCCCGTGCATCGATGTACAACACGGCGGCCTTGCCGCAGTCACATGCGAAGGAATCGAGCGCGGCGCGCGCGCAGTCGCGGGCGTTCTCGGCCTCTTTCAGTCGCGTGGCATCCTGTATGCTGATGCGCACGCCGATCTGTCGTCCGCGGCGCGTAATCACGGGCTGCCACGAGGCGATGGCCCAGCGTTCGACGGCGTCCTTGCGGATGAACTTGTATTCCACGTCGCTGCCGGTCTTGCCGGTCATAGCGCGTTTTCGATCCATGCGGAAGCGGCGGCGCGAATCGGGATGTATCACCTCTTCCATCGTGACACGTCCTTCGAGGAATTCCGCCGGCGCATAGCCGGTGATCTTTTCGCAGGCCGGACTGATATGCTCGAAACGCCCGTCGACATTGAGCCAGAACTCGAGACTCGTCGTCAGATCGGTGATGATGTGCATACGCTCGTGTGCCTCGTGCAGAAGCTTCCTGTACTTGTTCTTCTGCGCGGCCATAAGTTGAAGGACGTTCTCCCGTTGGGGCTTCGTCAGATTCAACTTTTCCAGGATAACCTGGCGGCGTTTCTTTTGCATAGAGCGGGTGTGTCCGTCGCGGCTGGAATTGGAGAATGTTCCCAACCGTCTGGAGATTGTCGGGTGCAGGGTTGCACTGCAATGTACAGCGATTTTCCTTCACCAAACAACAGGATGTGATAGTCTGGTGTTATGGAATTGCGGTCCTGCGCAGACCGCGCGCGGCACGTCTGTTTACGCGAGGGCGCGTCGCAGCGTGTCGCGCAGGCCCGAGAAGCGGCGCGCGATGCGTTCGTTGCGCACGGCGGTCGCGAGGGCCTGGCGCTGACCGACAAGCACCAGCAGCGAGCGCGCGCGGGTCATGGCGGTGTAGAGCAGGTTGCGCTGCAACATGATGCGGTGCTGCAGTACGAGGGGCAGCACCACCACGTCGTATTCGCTGCCCTGGCTCTTGTGTATGGTGATGGCGTAGGCGTGTACGAGGTCGGCGAGTTCCTCGAACGAATACGCGACCACGCGTCCGTCGTCGAAGGACACGATCGCGCGCGACTCCTCGGGATCGACGGCGCTGATGATGCCGATGTCGCCGTTGAACACGTCCTTCTCGTAATCGTTGCGCACCTGCATCACCTTGTCGCCGATGTGCCAGGTCTGCTCGCCCTTGCGGTACACCACGCGGCCGTGCGGATTCAATTCTGCGCGCAGCGCGGCGTTCAGCGCGGCGACTCCCGCGGCAGTGCCGTGCATCGGCGTCAGCACCTGTATGTGCGACACGGGTTCAAAGCCCATCTCGCGCGGGATCCTATGCGCCACGATGTCGCGCACGAGCGCGGCGGTTTCCTCGGGTGTTTCGGCGTCCACAAAAAACGTGTCGCGTTCGAACACGGGCATAAATCCCTCGCGCACGCGGTGCGCGTTCGACACGATACGGCTGTCCACGCCCTGCCGGTAGTTGAGATGCAACGCCGTGGTCTCGGCGCAGCCCGCGTCGATGATATCGCGCAGCACATTGCCCGGACCGACGGAGGGAAGCTGATCCACATCACCCACAAGCACAACACGCGCCGGATCGGGCACGGCGTCGAGCAGCGCGGCCATGAGTTGTATATCGACCATCGACATCTCGTCGACGATGAGCACATCGACCTCGAGGCGGTTGTCGGCATTGCGCTGAAAGCCGCGTGTGGCGGGATCCACTTCGAGCAGACGATGGATGGTTTTGGCCTCGAAGCCGGCGAGTTCACTGAGGCGTTTCGCGGCGCGTCCCGTGGGCGCGCAGAGCGCGGGCCGCAGCTCGAGCGCGCGCGCGGCGGCGATGATACCCGCAATGCTGCTGGTCTTGCCCGTGCCCGGTCCGCCGGTGACGACGGTCATCGGACCCGCCAGCGCCTTGTGTACGGCTTCGCTCTGCACGGGCGCAAACTCCCACGAGCGCCGTTTTTCGAGATCGCGGAGCACGCCCTCGACGGCGAGATGATCCACCGCACGCGGACCTTTCGCGGTGAGACGTCGCACGTCGGCAACCACCGCATGTTCCGCCGCGAGCAATTCGGGCAGATACACGGCGTCGTCCTCGTGCGCAAGCAGGCCCTCGCGCAGCGTCTCACCCAGTGCGCCGCGCACGGCCTCGGTGTCGCCCTCGAGCAGCGCGGTGGCGGCATGTATCAACTGTTCGGACGGAAGAAACGTGTGCCCGTTGCTTCGGGCGGCTTCGCCGAGAGTGTACACGAGTCCGGCGCGCAGGCGTTTCGGGTGATTTGCATCGATGCCCAAACCGCGCGCAATGCGGTCGGCGGTGACAAAGCCGATGCCGTCCACCTCCTCGATCATACGGTAGGGATCCGCGCGCAGCAATGGCACGGCTTCTGCGCCGTAGGCGCGGAAGATGGCGACCGCGTGTCCGCCCGCCGCACCGTGGCTTTTGAGGAACACCATCACCGCGGCCACGCCGCGCTGTTCCTCCCAGGCCCGGCGTATTCCCGCGAGCTTTTTCGGACCTATGCCTCCGATTTCCGCAAGGCGTCCGGGTTCGGCGTCGAGCACATGCAGCGTGTCGGTTCCGAAGCGTCGCACGATGGCGTGTGCGAGAGCGGGTCCGATACCCGGCAGCACGCCCGACGAGATATAGCGTTCGATGCCCTCGGAGGTGACGGGATACGCGACCTGGTAGGAGGTCCACTTGAACTGTTTCCCGTAGCGCGGATGCTGCACCCAGCCGCCGGTGAATTCGAAGCTGTCGCCCACGGCGGGACCGAGCATTTCGCCCGTTGCGACGATGGGAAAGAGTTCGTTTTCCACGTCGAAGCGTCCGACCGTGAAGCCGGTATCGGCATTGTGGAACACGATGCTGCGCAGCGTGCCGCGCAGCGTTTCCGCGCCTTGCCTTTCGTCGCCGTTTCGAGTATCATCAAACGGTCGTTCGTCCATCATTCCGCCGGGGTCAGACATGAAATTCCATACCGAATATCTCACCTTTCAGACGAAAAAACACCGCGAGTACATCAACATCACAGGCGAGGTCGAAAACATACTCCGCCGCAGCGGCATACAGGAGGGCATGGCGCTGGTAAGTGCGATGCACATCACCGCGGCCGTGTACGTCAACGACGCCGAAAGCGGGCTCATACAGGACATCGACGAGTGGCTGGAGCAGCTCGCGCCCTTTAATCCCGATTACCGGCATCACCGTACGGGCGAAAGTAACGGCGACGCACACTTGAAATCACTGCTCATGCATCACGAGGTGATTGTGCCGATCACGAAGGGCGAACTCGACTTCGGTCCCTGGCAGCAGATCTATTACGCCGAATTCGACGGGCAGAGGAAGAAGCGACTCATTGTGAAGATCATGGGAGAGTGACTCAACGCCGGATCATCACAGGAGGAACGGAGGTAACGGAGGCATTTCCTTTCTCTCAGCTTGATCTCACTCGCGTGGGATGCGACATCCTCACAGGAGGAACGGAGGTAACGGAGGCATTTTCTTTCTTTTCAGCTTTTACACAATCGCGTGGGATTCGACGTCATCACAGGAGCATAGTTCAGCTATTTGAAAAAGTCTCCGTTACCTCCGTTACTCCTGTGAATATCCACTCACTTTCGCATGGGAGTCGACATCATCACAGGAGCATAGTTCAGCTATTTGAAAAAGTCTCTGTTACCTCCGTTCCTCCTGTGAGCATCCACCTACCGCTTCACCACACTCCGCGACAGCACACGCCCCTGCACTGCTGCGGTGACGAAGTACAGTCCCGCGGGGTGTGATGAGAGATCGTAGGTCACGGTCTGTTCGCCGTGTGCCTTGCGCGAGGTGGTGCCGGTGATTGTCTGGCCGAGAACAGAAACGAGGCGGATGTCGGCCGGTTTGTCTGAGGTGCCGCGCAGTGTGACGGTGAGCTCATTCGTGACGGGATTCGGATACACGTCGAGCCAGACGGATCCGGGAACGGGGACACCGTTGAGGCCCGTGAGTATAAGGTCGATGATGTCGGACGCCGATAGGCATCCGTATTCATTTGTGACATGCACCTGATAGCCGCCCTTTGACGTCGCCACATAACTCTGTTGCACCGCGCCCGATATTCGTGTGCCGTCCTTGTACCATTGATATGTCCGGTATTGCTGTGTCATCAGTGTGTCGCCCGACCGTGTGATGGTGGGTTTCACCGGAGCAGGTACAACGGTGGTTCGCACCGTGTCGGAGTACCCGTAACAACCCTCCGCACTTTTCACCCGCACCCACCAGGTTCCGGCGGTGCGGACATTTATCGAGTGCGTGAGCTCACCGGAATTCCAGAGGTATTCGGCATATGATCCAACGTCGAGCGTGGTGTAACTCCCTTCACAAAGTCTCAGTCCATTGAGTGGCATGATACGCGGCGCGGGGGCAGGCGTCGGAAGCATCGCGATTACGATGGGTGGCGCAGTTCCTCGGCGTCCGTACTGATCCGTGACCGTGACAACATACATGCCCGCGCTGTGCACGACAATGGTGCGTGTGCGTTCGCCCGTACTCCAGATATAACTACTGTATCCGTCGCCCGCGTCGAGTTCCACACTTCCGCCCGGACAGAGACGCAGCGATCCGAGCGGTGTGATGACAGGTGCGGGCGGCCGTGTGAGTGCCGGGACCGCCAGCTCTATCGCTGTCCGACAAATCTCCACGGTGTCGCGCCGTGTCACACATTCAAGCACGAGTCGCGTGTCAACCGGCTGTTTGTCGCTGCGGACATACCACAACGCAGTCGCGCTCTGCCCTGGATCAACAGGCAACGGTGAAAGCTCCTTGCGTGCCGTGCCTGAATTGTCTGGCGAGACGAGGCGTATGCCTGGGGGCAGGAGCAACTCCACACTCAGCCGGTCTTGCACGGTTGTTGTCGTGTTGCGCACGATGGCTTTCACCGGTACGGGATCGGGTGCATACGTCCGGTTCCGAAAGTCCGCGACCAGGCGCGGCGCCTGCAGCGTACATAGGACCTCGTACTCCGATTTCGGGATCACGATGTCGTGTGTACACTGTCGCGCAATGCCATCCTCGTACAGTGTGGTGAAGGTGATGCTGCTGATGGCGGAGTCGGAGCGTGGACGGGCACACAGACTCCATGTTGCTGATACCGTGTCATTCGGCTGCAACGTGGACGGTGTCACGGCGATGGTGTCGGATGCGGGTGACATCCGCAGGAAATCTGCCTTGATATAGTCGATCACAACACGCGTGTTGCGGGCAGCTTTCCGCCCCAGGTTCCGAACATGTGCGGAAACGGCGACGTTCTCAGGCACGTACGTGGCGCGTGGCACCGACCAGCCGAGTGAATCAGGTCCGGATGTTGTGCACGCAACATCGGGGTAGGATGTGGTAAAACACAGGCGTCCCGATGACAGCACGGGTTGGAAACACCCTGTCTCGAAAACCAATGATTCCACGTCGATGGGTGTACACAGCGTATCAACGGGCTGTTGAACCGCCTCGAAGAGCAGCTCGGCAAGCAACGACGGGGCAGGAGCCGTCCGCAACAAGGTCGGTGTCATTGTCTGCACTGTCACCCCACCGGGAACTGGTGTCACTTGCAGAGGTACGTTCTCGAGCAACGATCCGGGGGGAGCCTGCACGCCGATGCACCGTACAATCTTCTCGTCGAAACGCACGTGGAATGTGGCACGATGAAATGGGGTATTATCGGGGAGCGGAGTGAACAGCTCGATCGGCATTGCCATGGCTGGTTGCACGTGTACGGTATGTGCGGAACATCCCACAACGACAGACAAGGTGGTGGATGTATCCTTCGTAACTGTGTATGTCCTCCTTTTTGAATCGCTCCCCTGGCAGATGTTCAGAACAGAAAAATCTACGGTGCGCGTGCCGCCATCCAGGCATCTGCCCTGATACGTGATGAGACATTCGCCGCCTCCACCATAAATGATCGTGGAGATCTCCTCAAATATCTTGATCAGTTGCGTAGGGTTCATCGTTGCATAGAATCGACCACCTGTCTGATCCGCTATGTTTTGCAAGATGTCTGACTGAATGCTTGTTCCGAGTCCTATCGTATACACCCGGATGCGGTGCTTGTTTGCGAGAGCGATTATCTCAGCCGGACTGTGCGTACTCGAATTATCGCCGCCGTCGGTCATGGCTACAACGCCGCGGCATGGGTTCACGCCGTTCTCGATCAGGTGTTGCACCCCGGTAAAGATGCCATCCCACACAGCGGTTGCGCCGCTGGTAGGGAGCGCATTGATCGCATTGTGCAGCAGGTCCTTGTATACAGTCATCGGCTGGGCGATGGTCGCCGATGTAGAGTACCAGATGATCGCGGACTCGTCGTTGCGGCCGTCCATGAGATCAATAAACCTGTTGCCCGCTGCCTTTACTCCGATGTTTCCAGATCCCGCCATTGAGCCGGACGCATCAAGCACCAGCACCGTCGAATTAGCGCAATCAAGCCCTTCTGGAGTCCAGAAATTAAAGGTGCTGACGTCGACGCCATCCTCCTGCACGCGGACATCGCCACTATTCTCGATCCACACGCGCTGTCCACCACACTCAACCGTGAACCACAGTTCGATGGTCGGCCAGTTGTTCACAATTCGCTTGAAATTGAGCTGCGGCTGCGCCACAACCGTGATCGGGAACAATACAACAACCACAATCAGGAAATCCCGATACACAGTACGCATCACACCTCCGATACAATTCGTCCTGTTGAGATTACCCGATGGATGTTGAAAGTAACAACGTGGAAAGTGGAAAGTAAAAACGGCTACTTCGCGTGGGACTCGACGTCATCACAGGAGCATAGCAAGGGTATTTGAAAAAGTCTCCGTTACCTCCGTTCCACCTGTGAGTATCCACCTACCGCTTCACTACACTCCGCGACAGCACACGCCCCTGCACTGCGGCAGTGACGAAGTACAGACCCGCGGGGTGTGATGAGAGATCGTAGGTCACGATCTGTTCGCCGTGTGCCTTGCGCGAGGTGGTGCCGGTGATTGTCTGGCCGAGAACAGAAACGAGGCGGATGTCGGCCGGGTTGTCCGCGGTGCCGCGCAGTGTTACGGTGAGCTCATTTGTGACGGGATTCGGGTACACCTCGAGCGAAATGGTGTTCGGTGCGGGAACACCTTCGAAGCCGGTGAGTACGAGGTCGATGATGTCGGACGCCGATGTGCATCCGTATTCATTTGTGACACGCACCTGATAGGCGCCCTTTGACGTCGCCACAAAACTCTGCTGCACCGCGCCCGTCATTCGGCCACCATCTTTGTACCACTGATACGTCTGATACCGCTGTGTTGTGAGTGTGTCGCCCGATCGTGTGATGGTGGGTTTTACGGGCAGCGGTACAACGGTTGACATTGCGGTGTCGGAGTACCCGTAACATCCTTCCGCACTTTTTACTCGCACCCACCACGAACCGGAAGTGCGGACGGTTATCGTTCGTGTGACTTCGCCGGTGTTCCAGAGGTACTCTGCGTATGATCCGGCATCAAGTGCGGCGTATTCGCCCTCGCATATGATATGCGGCCGACGCTGAGGAGAGATGTATGGCCTGGGCGCCGGCACCATCGCAACCACAACGGGTGTCGCTGTGCCACGGCGTCCGTACTGATCCGTGACGGTGACGAGGTAGCTGCCCGCGCTGCGCACGACGATGGTGCGTGTACGCTCGCCGGTACTCCAGAGGTAGCTGCTGTATCCGTCGCCCGCGTCGAGTTCCACACTCCCGCCCGGACAGAGACGCAGCGACCCGAGCGGCGTGATGACGGGTGCGGGCGGACCCGTAACTCCCGGAATCAGCATCTCGACCGTGCTGCGGCATATCTCCACAGTGTCGCGCCGCGTCACACACTCGAGCGTGCGGCGTGTGTCGATCGGCTGCTCTGCGCTGCGCACAAACCACAAGGCGCTGCCGGTCTGTCCGGGATCGAGCACCGCCGGAGTGAGCTGCTTGCGCGCGGTGCCGGGATTGTCGGGTGCGACAAAACTGATGTCGGCCGGCAACAGGAGTTCCACCGTAAGACGGTCCTGCAGCGTCGCCATGGTGTTGCGCACCACGGCCTGCACGGGTGCGGGATCAGGTGTGTACTTCTTCGTCTGAAGATTGGCGGTGAGAGCCGGCGCGATAAGTTGACATCCGACATCGTACTCCGATTTTGGGATCGAGATGTCGTGTGTACACTGCCGCGGCAGTCCGTCGTCGTACAGCGTCGTGAAGGTGATACGGGTGCTGCCGGTATCGGAACGCGGACGCGCCTGCATGATCCAGGTGGCGGTGGCCTGACCGTTTGGTGGCAGCGTGGAAGGTGTCACGACGATGGTGTCGGTTGCGGGGGATAGCCGCAGCAGATCGGCGCTGTTGTACCCGATCACAACACGTGTGTTGACCGCATTCTTGAGTCCCGCGTTCTGCAGATGCGCGGAAACCTGAATACTGTCGGGCAGGTGCTTGCCGAGAGGCAACGACCAATCGAGCGCGGCGGGACCGGACGTTGTACATGTCACATCCGGATACCCGCTCGTGAAACACAGGCGCCCGCTCATAAGCGCGGGACGGAAACAGCCGGCCTCGAATATCCATGAGGTCAGTTGTACGGGAGTGCAGGTGGTGTCGGAGGGCGACCCGACGGGCGTGAAGAGCAGTTCCGCCAGCAGGGATGGCGCGGGCGCCGACGGCAGATATTTCCGATCTAAGGTTTGTACCGTGACACCGCCTGGAATGGAGGTGATGGTGATGGGAACATTTTCCAGCAGCGATCCGGGAGGTGTTCGTGCGCCGGTGCAGCGCACCACGTTTTCATCGAAGCGCACCGTGAACGTCGAGCCGTAGAAGATGGATCCGTCGGGAATCGGCGTGAACAGTTCCAGCGGCATCGCCATGGTGGAATGCGACCGCAGCGTGTGACTCTGGAAACCGAGTGCCACCGACATGTATGTGGTTGTATCCTTTAACGCCCTGTAGGTCTTGGTC
Encoded proteins:
- a CDS encoding VWA domain-containing protein, which translates into the protein MRTVYRDFLIVVVVLFPITVVAQPQLNFKRIVNNWPTIELWFTVECGGQRVWIENSGDVRVQEDGVDVSTFNFWTPEGLDCANSTVLVLDASGSMAGSGNIGVKAAGNRFIDLMDGRNDESAIIWYSTSATIAQPMTVYKDLLHNAINALPTSGATAVWDGIFTGVQHLIENGVNPCRGVVAMTDGGDNSSTHSPAEIIALANKHRIRVYTIGLGTSIQSDILQNIADQTGGRFYATMNPTQLIKIFEEISTIIYGGGGECLITYQGRCLDGGTRTVDFSVLNICQGSDSKRRTYTVTKDTSTTLSVVVGCSAHTVHVQPAMAMPIELFTPLPDNTPFHRATFHVRFDEKIVRCIGVQAPPGSLLENVPLQVTPVPGGVTVQTMTPTLLRTAPAPSLLAELLFEAVQQPVDTLCTPIDVESLVFETGCFQPVLSSGRLCFTTSYPDVACTTSGPDSLGWSVPRATYVPENVAVSAHVRNLGRKAARNTRVVIDYIKADFLRMSPASDTIAVTPSTLQPNDTVSATWSLCARPRSDSAISSITFTTLYEDGIARQCTHDIVIPKSEYEVLCTLQAPRLVADFRNRTYAPDPVPVKAIVRNTTTTVQDRLSVELLLPPGIRLVSPDNSGTARKELSPLPVDPGQSATALWYVRSDKQPVDTRLVLECVTRRDTVEICRTAIELAVPALTRPPAPVITPLGSLRLCPGGSVELDAGDGYSSYIWSTGERTRTIVVHSAGMYVVTVTDQYGRRGTAPPIVIAMLPTPAPAPRIMPLNGLRLCEGSYTTLDVGSYAEYLWNSGELTHSINVRTAGTWWVRVKSAEGCYGYSDTVRTTVVPAPVKPTITRSGDTLMTQQYRTYQWYKDGTRISGAVQQSYVATSKGGYQVHVTNEYGCLSASDIIDLILTGLNGVPVPGSVWLDVYPNPVTNELTVTLRGTSDKPADIRLVSVLGQTITGTTSRKAHGEQTVTYDLSSHPAGLYFVTAAVQGRVLSRSVVKR
- a CDS encoding VWA domain-containing protein, yielding MRTVYRYFLIAVVVSFPFTVAAQPQLNFKRVTNNWPTIELYFTVGCQGQPVWLTDKSAVTVTENGAPIHDFTLFCPDQTFDCRLSTALVFDASGSMQGAGNAGAKAGGNAFVDLMDGIADEAAVLWFNSWPTLAQPMTIYKDLLHNAINALPASGTTAAWDGIYSGVLEIINNGVNECRAVVALTDGGDASSSRSPQEIISLANRNGVRVFTIGLGSGVSSGTLQNIAELTGGRYYQTANPADLPAIYREIFVILAEGFQECSIKYQASCLDGGTRNVDLSVKNICAGSDKKTKTYRALKDTTTYMSVALGFQSHTLRSHSTMAMPLELFTPIPDGSIFYGSTFTVRFDENVVRCTGARTPPGSLLENVPITITSIPGGVTVQTLDRKYLPSAPAPSLLAELLFTPVGSPSDTTCTPVQLTSWIFEAGCFRPALMSGRLCFTSGYPDVTCTTSGPAALDWSLPLGKHLPDSIQVSAHLQNAGLKNAVNTRVVIGYNSADLLRLSPATDTIVVTPSTLPPNGQATATWIMQARPRSDTGSTRITFTTLYDDGLPRQCTHDISIPKSEYDVGCQLIAPALTANLQTKKYTPDPAPVQAVVRNTMATLQDRLTVELLLPADISFVAPDNPGTARKQLTPAVLDPGQTGSALWFVRSAEQPIDTRRTLECVTRRDTVEICRSTVEMLIPGVTGPPAPVITPLGSLRLCPGGSVELDAGDGYSSYLWSTGERTRTIVVRSAGSYLVTVTDQYGRRGTATPVVVAMVPAPRPYISPQRRPHIICEGEYAALDAGSYAEYLWNTGEVTRTITVRTSGSWWVRVKSAEGCYGYSDTAMSTVVPLPVKPTITRSGDTLTTQRYQTYQWYKDGGRMTGAVQQSFVATSKGAYQVRVTNEYGCTSASDIIDLVLTGFEGVPAPNTISLEVYPNPVTNELTVTLRGTADNPADIRLVSVLGQTITGTTSRKAHGEQIVTYDLSSHPAGLYFVTAAVQGRVLSRSVVKR